In one Oncorhynchus kisutch isolate 150728-3 unplaced genomic scaffold, Okis_V2 scaffold1602, whole genome shotgun sequence genomic region, the following are encoded:
- the LOC109876971 gene encoding Krueppel-like factor 13: protein MNLSLSLSLCLSLSLSVSLSLSLYLPGERPFPCTWTDCNKKFARSDELARHYRTHTGEKKFSCPLCDKRFMRSDHLMKHARRHSEFQPAMLKRPYGCGGGMGGGMGGVMGGGMGGGIGGGMGVVGSTTRPGSLSDYNSRSDSSSPTLSPSPTLSPANSP from the exons ATGAA tctctctctctctctctctctctgtctctctctctctctctctgtctctctctctctgtctctctatcttccAGGAGAGCGTCCCTTCCCCTGCACCTGGACTGACTGCAACAAGAAGTTTGCCCGTTCGGATGAGCTGGCCCGTCACTACCGAACCCACACCGGGGAGAAGAAGTTCAGCTGCCCGCTCTGCGACAAGCGCTTCATGCGTAGCGACCACCTGATGAAGCACGCTCGCCGCCACTCCGAGTTCCAGCCCGCGATGTTGAAGCGGCCGTACGGGTGTGGTGGAGGAATGGGCGGAGGAATGGGGGGAGTAATGGGCGGAGGGATGGGCGGAGGGATAGGCGGAGGAATGGGTGTGGTCGGGAGTACTACACGCCCCGGATCCCTCAGCGACTACAACAGCCGCTCCGACTCGTCCAGCCCCACCCTAAGCCCAAGCCCCACCCTCAGCCCAGCTAACTCGCCTTAA